A stretch of the Xiphophorus couchianus chromosome 15, X_couchianus-1.0, whole genome shotgun sequence genome encodes the following:
- the ubxn2a gene encoding UBX domain-containing protein 2A: MAVSEENEEEVPMSRSFSVEDLLDEVEKICYDASGTSKVEMVVRLWKDGFTINDGDFRSYSVPENQDFLDAIKRGELPVEWESRAEEEELEISVEDMTEENYVPKKKAFHPFSGRGYRLGSVAPRVVARSPSVHEDGESPPIPMVTLDHSLPVTSLQIWLADGRRLVQRFNLSHRISDVQDFVARCQRSCPPFVLTTSLPFRELSDKELSLEEADLAHAVIVQRPLNTQALFGHS, translated from the exons ATG GCGGTCAGTGAGGAAAATGAGGAAGAGGTTCCAATGAGTCGTAGTTTCTCAGTAGAAGACCTCCTTGATGAGGTGGAGAAGATCTGCTACGATGCGTCAGGGACATCAAAG GTGGAGATGGTGGTGAGGCTGTGGAAGGACGGCTTTACCATTAACGACGGAGACTTCCGCAGCTACTCCGTGCCAGAAAATCAAGATTTCCTGGATGCCATCAAAAGAGG GGAGCTTCCAGTGGAGTgggagagcagagcagaggaagaggagctagAGATCAGTGTGGAGGATATGACTGAGGAAAACTATGTCCCCAAGAAGAAGGCTTTTCACCCTTTCAGCGGGAGAGGATACCGACTTGGCAG CGTTGCACCCAGAGTTGTGGCCCGGTCACCATCTGTGCACGAGGACGGAGAATCTCCTCCTATTCCCATGGTAACACTAGACCactcccttcctgtcacctctCTGCAGATCTGGTTGGCCGACGGCAGGAGACTGGTACAGAGGTTTAACCTATCGCATAG GATCTCTGATGTACAGGATTTCGTCGCCCGCTGCCAGAGGAGCTGTCCACCTTTCGTCCTGACGACATCACTTCCTTTCCGTGAGCTCAGCGACAAAGAATTGAGTCTCGAGGAGGCGGATTTGGCTCACGCCGTCATCGTCCAGAGACCCTTGAACACACAGGCTCTCTTTGGACACTCCTGA